A stretch of the Porifericola rhodea genome encodes the following:
- a CDS encoding TolC family protein: protein MVYKNMLVWCVVCLVGRAPLQAQDSLSLMQLWEKSFENYPGLKADKAVLQQATIDQRLTQNQYLPQLQFQAQSTVGSYQGTSAAFFPLPGFFNVNGNASSITQSATNLVSSAILNWEFFRFGRHKKSVEAIQAQVEQASASLDAEQLHIQSKLTQTYINLLYHQQMSKWAANNSQRIENLLEVTRSLAQSGLSAGADSLLIKSSHLQAKAEQENWDGKSKATKIILSKWVGSPEESFSVKQNNFFASLSALPVERELNLESHPLLQMKHAQKNYAEKQYEIARRRIFPSVSLLAGVQLKGNALVNEEVNNESWTDAYRSPTHNYLVGLGLSWNLNHLYDQKLFNSRYLEQISIQEAAWEEEKLMLGTQYYSSLQQIKRQRERIEDVDQAYQNALQAYELFEVRYSSGLISLTELLQIQQILQQADKSRVQAHYEYWITVIAFAEAQADFSNLADIFQ, encoded by the coding sequence ATGGTATATAAAAATATGCTGGTGTGGTGTGTAGTCTGTCTTGTAGGGCGGGCTCCGCTACAAGCCCAAGACTCTCTTTCACTTATGCAGTTATGGGAAAAATCATTTGAGAATTATCCAGGCTTGAAGGCCGACAAAGCAGTACTGCAGCAAGCAACTATTGATCAGCGACTTACCCAAAATCAATATTTGCCACAGTTACAGTTTCAGGCACAAAGCACAGTAGGAAGCTATCAGGGTACTTCTGCTGCTTTTTTTCCGTTGCCTGGCTTTTTTAATGTAAACGGGAACGCTAGTAGTATTACTCAGAGTGCTACCAATCTGGTAAGCTCAGCTATACTCAACTGGGAGTTTTTCCGTTTCGGACGTCATAAAAAATCTGTGGAAGCAATTCAGGCGCAAGTAGAGCAGGCCAGTGCAAGTCTGGATGCTGAGCAGCTACACATTCAAAGCAAACTTACTCAAACTTATATCAATTTACTCTACCATCAGCAAATGTCAAAATGGGCGGCTAATAACAGTCAAAGAATAGAAAACCTACTGGAAGTTACCCGTAGTCTAGCGCAATCAGGCCTATCAGCAGGAGCAGATTCTTTACTGATTAAAAGTTCACACCTACAAGCAAAGGCTGAGCAGGAAAACTGGGATGGGAAGAGCAAGGCTACCAAAATTATTTTATCTAAGTGGGTAGGCTCACCTGAAGAAAGCTTTTCGGTAAAACAAAATAACTTTTTTGCTTCTCTATCTGCATTGCCAGTAGAGAGAGAATTAAACTTAGAAAGTCACCCTCTCCTCCAAATGAAACATGCGCAGAAAAACTACGCTGAAAAGCAATATGAAATCGCAAGAAGGAGAATTTTTCCTTCTGTTTCATTACTTGCCGGAGTGCAACTCAAGGGGAATGCGCTGGTTAACGAAGAAGTTAATAATGAATCATGGACTGATGCCTATCGGTCACCTACACATAATTATCTGGTAGGTCTGGGCCTAAGCTGGAACCTGAATCACCTTTACGACCAGAAGCTATTTAATAGCCGGTATCTGGAACAGATCAGTATTCAGGAGGCAGCGTGGGAAGAAGAAAAATTGATGCTTGGTACCCAATACTATTCTTCTCTACAGCAAATCAAAAGACAGAGGGAAAGGATAGAGGATGTGGACCAGGCATATCAAAATGCGTTGCAAGCCTATGAGCTTTTTGAGGTACGCTATAGCAGTGGACTTATAAGTTTGACGGAGCTACTACAGATACAACAAATTCTCCAGCAGGCTGACAAAAGCAGGGTTCAGGCACACTATGAATACTGGATAACGGTGATTGCGTTTGCCGAAGCACAGGCAGACTTCTCTAATCTGGCTGACATTTTCCAATAA
- a CDS encoding PA0069 family radical SAM protein: MKGNDMQEEYLKGRGAQYQAHNRFDRLHYVQEHIEGLDEPYLRHPQRQILQDHPKKLISKSNSPDLNNMYSINPYRGCEHGCIYCYARNSHEYWGFNAGLDFETKIVAKPNAPQLLEQHFLSKNWKSHPIALAGNTDCYQPIERELKITRNLLKVFVRFGNPVNLITKNGLICRDIDLLRALAEEKLVHVYISITSQNEQLRSKMEPRTASARKRLQTLEKLSTAGIPCGVMIAPIIPALNDHEIPQIMKSAADAGARAAGYTVVRLNGAIGPIFLDWLHKNFPERASKVENQIKSLHGGNLNDSMFGRRMKGEGVVSDSIQQLFKIAKNKYLKHREMPAYNMNAFRPNGTMSLF, translated from the coding sequence ATGAAAGGTAATGACATGCAGGAAGAGTATCTCAAAGGAAGGGGAGCACAGTACCAGGCACACAATCGTTTTGATCGTTTACATTATGTGCAGGAGCATATTGAAGGGCTGGATGAACCTTATCTTCGCCATCCGCAAAGGCAAATTTTACAGGACCACCCCAAAAAGCTGATTAGCAAAAGTAACAGCCCCGACCTCAACAATATGTATTCCATTAACCCCTATAGAGGTTGTGAACATGGCTGTATTTACTGCTATGCCCGCAACTCACATGAGTATTGGGGCTTTAATGCCGGGCTAGATTTTGAAACTAAAATTGTTGCTAAACCTAACGCCCCTCAACTACTGGAACAGCACTTTTTGAGTAAAAACTGGAAATCTCACCCTATCGCGCTGGCTGGTAATACAGATTGCTATCAACCTATAGAGCGTGAGCTTAAAATTACCCGCAATCTTTTAAAAGTGTTTGTCCGCTTCGGAAATCCTGTTAACCTGATTACTAAAAACGGGCTGATCTGTCGCGACATAGATTTGTTACGAGCTTTGGCAGAAGAGAAGCTTGTGCATGTTTATATTTCAATCACTAGTCAGAATGAGCAGTTACGGTCAAAAATGGAGCCCCGTACTGCTAGTGCTCGCAAACGGCTACAAACACTGGAGAAACTTTCTACTGCCGGCATACCCTGTGGAGTGATGATCGCTCCTATCATACCTGCGCTAAATGATCATGAAATTCCTCAGATTATGAAAAGCGCGGCAGATGCCGGTGCCAGGGCAGCAGGCTATACTGTGGTCCGCCTAAACGGTGCTATTGGCCCTATCTTTCTGGACTGGCTACACAAAAATTTTCCTGAACGAGCTTCTAAAGTTGAAAATCAGATCAAATCGCTACACGGAGGAAACCTCAACGATTCTATGTTTGGCAGACGCATGAAAGGTGAAGGTGTAGTGTCAGATAGCATTCAACAGCTCTTTAAAATTGCAAAAAACAAGTATTTGAAACACAGAGAGATGCCTGCATATAATATGAATGCTTTTCGGCCAAATGGCACTATGAGCCTGTTTTAG
- a CDS encoding alpha-amylase family protein codes for MNLRDKLLPIAEQDPNLLLEEVEGNTKMVIYQIFTRLFANTQNTNKKYGTLAENGIGKFNDINQAALTSIADLGATHIWYTGVKEHALLTDYTAYGIPLDDADVVKGRAGSPYAIKDYYDVNPDLAVEVDQRMQEFEALVARTHEHKLKVIIDFVPNHVARQYHSDAKPEGVEDLGAADDPSQAFAPNNNFYYIPDQAFQVPQDYHSLGENSFPTKDGKFDENPAKATGNDQFTATPTLNDWFETVKLNYGVDYQNQRKTYFDPIPDTWLKMRDILLFWAKKKVDGFRCDMAEMVPVEFWHWVIPRVKEEFPELVFIAEIYNPEQYRNYIDYGYFDYLYDKVQLYDTLRAVTEGRSDLYHLPDIWHYLRGKNHHMLRFLENHDEQRIASRFFAGEAQKALPALVVSTLLHTGPMMIYFGQEVGEPAEGDSGFSGDDGRTTIFDYWSVPEHQKWVNGLRYDGALLSEAQHALRSYYSKVLNLSQQPAIGEGYFYDLHPHNRYFTEGYDNMVFAFLRFNATQKLLIVTNFDAEHGRRFNLKVPSTAIAAMNLSTEKKYPLQDILLTDTHLKMDAGNVIISEGEAGMPMEVAPLQSFVFEIKNC; via the coding sequence GTGAACTTGCGAGATAAGCTATTACCTATTGCCGAACAGGACCCAAACCTGCTACTGGAAGAGGTAGAGGGAAATACTAAAATGGTAATTTATCAGATTTTTACCCGTCTCTTCGCTAATACTCAAAACACCAATAAGAAATATGGAACATTAGCTGAGAACGGTATTGGTAAGTTCAACGATATTAATCAAGCTGCATTAACAAGTATCGCTGACCTGGGGGCTACGCATATATGGTATACCGGAGTTAAAGAACATGCTCTGCTAACAGATTATACTGCATATGGCATTCCACTGGACGATGCCGATGTGGTAAAAGGCCGGGCAGGCTCCCCCTATGCTATTAAAGATTATTATGATGTAAATCCCGATCTGGCAGTGGAGGTGGATCAGCGTATGCAGGAATTTGAGGCTTTGGTTGCTCGTACTCATGAGCATAAGCTGAAAGTGATTATTGACTTTGTGCCCAATCATGTAGCAAGGCAGTATCATTCTGATGCCAAGCCGGAAGGTGTAGAAGATTTAGGCGCTGCTGATGACCCTAGTCAGGCTTTTGCACCAAACAATAACTTCTACTACATACCCGATCAGGCTTTTCAGGTACCGCAAGACTACCATTCTCTGGGGGAAAATAGCTTTCCTACCAAAGATGGAAAATTTGACGAAAACCCTGCCAAAGCTACCGGAAACGATCAGTTTACTGCCACTCCTACCCTTAATGACTGGTTTGAAACCGTAAAGCTTAACTATGGGGTGGACTATCAGAATCAGCGCAAAACATATTTTGATCCTATACCCGACACCTGGCTTAAAATGCGCGACATTTTGCTCTTTTGGGCCAAAAAGAAAGTAGATGGCTTCCGCTGCGACATGGCAGAAATGGTGCCGGTAGAATTCTGGCATTGGGTTATCCCCCGCGTAAAAGAGGAGTTTCCAGAGCTGGTATTTATCGCAGAAATTTACAACCCAGAGCAGTACCGAAACTATATTGACTATGGATATTTTGATTATCTCTACGACAAGGTGCAACTTTATGATACCCTAAGGGCTGTTACTGAAGGCCGTAGTGATCTCTACCACTTACCCGATATCTGGCACTACCTGAGAGGTAAGAATCATCATATGCTCCGCTTTCTGGAAAACCACGATGAGCAAAGAATAGCCTCTCGTTTTTTTGCCGGAGAAGCTCAAAAAGCTTTGCCGGCCCTGGTGGTGAGCACTCTCTTACATACCGGCCCTATGATGATCTACTTTGGGCAGGAGGTAGGTGAGCCAGCCGAAGGAGATTCCGGCTTTAGCGGTGACGATGGACGTACTACCATCTTTGACTACTGGAGTGTACCTGAGCATCAGAAATGGGTAAATGGGCTGCGCTATGATGGAGCTTTGCTCTCCGAAGCGCAGCATGCGCTACGTTCGTACTACAGCAAGGTGCTAAACCTTAGCCAGCAACCCGCCATAGGAGAAGGCTACTTTTACGACCTTCACCCTCATAACCGTTATTTTACCGAAGGGTACGATAATATGGTTTTTGCCTTTTTGCGTTTCAACGCCACCCAAAAACTCCTGATCGTAACCAATTTTGATGCCGAACATGGCCGCCGATTTAACCTAAAAGTGCCCAGTACGGCTATTGCGGCAATGAATTTATCTACCGAAAAAAAATACCCGCTTCAGGATATCTTACTTACTGACACCCACCTGAAAATGGATGCAGGAAATGTAATTATCAGTGAAGGCGAAGCGGGTATGCCTATGGAAGTGGCTCCTTTACAATCATTCGTATTTGAAATTAAAAATTGCTAA
- a CDS encoding S8 family peptidase has protein sequence MAKSEKKRVIITFKAKDKRADKNEDKVDIVKNTVSTDAHFFSANDWSRGQAVPSGMPGEQIAYDVNLYEAPLVMGAFTDDELKKLKKNDNIAKIEDDGEVYAMHQPSQFSHFQFEGQPVVAAETIPEGINQIKAPNAWLATQGIGIKVAILDTGIDYNHPDLKDNYKFGVSFIDDESSPMDFNGHGTHCAGTVAAAINGQGVVGAAPSAYLYAVKVLSRTGSGAWSSLIAGIDWCINKKNMDVISMSLGGSSAPSAVESICQAAWNKGAVLVAAAGNNNGPVIAPAKYPSVIAVSAIDSANAKASFSCFGPEVELCAPGVQVLSTKVGGGYVKLSGTSMACPHVAGAAAIARGTHRYADNVSIRRLLAVTADNLGNPGRDPEFGFGRVDPYQAAFSRSVPGAVPGIP, from the coding sequence ATGGCAAAATCTGAGAAAAAGAGAGTTATTATCACGTTTAAAGCGAAAGACAAACGTGCTGACAAAAACGAGGACAAAGTAGATATTGTAAAAAATACAGTATCTACTGATGCACATTTCTTCAGTGCAAACGACTGGTCACGTGGACAGGCAGTACCTTCGGGCATGCCGGGAGAGCAGATTGCTTATGATGTCAATCTTTATGAAGCCCCTTTGGTAATGGGCGCTTTTACAGACGATGAGCTGAAAAAACTAAAGAAGAACGACAATATTGCTAAAATTGAAGATGATGGCGAAGTATATGCGATGCATCAGCCTTCTCAGTTTTCTCACTTTCAGTTTGAGGGACAGCCGGTAGTAGCTGCAGAAACTATTCCTGAAGGTATAAACCAGATTAAGGCTCCAAATGCCTGGCTAGCCACTCAGGGTATAGGCATTAAAGTCGCTATTCTGGATACGGGCATTGACTACAACCACCCTGACCTTAAAGATAATTACAAGTTTGGTGTCAGCTTTATTGATGATGAAAGTAGTCCTATGGACTTTAATGGACATGGTACGCATTGTGCCGGTACAGTAGCCGCTGCTATCAACGGACAAGGTGTGGTTGGGGCAGCACCCTCAGCGTACCTCTATGCTGTGAAAGTGCTCAGCAGAACGGGTTCTGGAGCATGGAGTAGCCTGATCGCAGGTATTGACTGGTGCATCAATAAGAAGAATATGGATGTAATCAGTATGAGCCTGGGTGGAAGCAGTGCTCCTTCTGCTGTAGAGAGCATTTGCCAGGCAGCATGGAATAAAGGAGCAGTATTGGTAGCTGCTGCCGGAAATAATAATGGCCCGGTCATAGCACCTGCCAAATATCCCAGTGTAATTGCCGTATCTGCTATTGATAGTGCCAATGCTAAAGCCAGCTTTAGCTGCTTTGGTCCAGAAGTAGAGCTTTGTGCTCCAGGTGTACAAGTACTGTCTACCAAAGTAGGAGGAGGCTATGTTAAGCTGAGTGGTACCAGTATGGCCTGCCCGCATGTAGCAGGTGCAGCAGCTATTGCCAGAGGCACACACCGCTATGCAGATAATGTGAGCATACGGCGACTGCTAGCGGTTACTGCCGATAACCTGGGCAATCCTGGTCGCGACCCTGAGTTTGGATTTGGCCGTGTAGATCCTTATCAGGCAGCCTTCTCGCGCTCTGTTCCAGGAGCTGTTCCTGGCATTCCGTAA
- a CDS encoding DUF302 domain-containing protein, whose amino-acid sequence MKYYFSKNLKDLSFEQALEKVTDVLKAKGFGILTEIDVQATMKKKLDKEMKPYKILGACNPSFAYQALQAENKIGTMLPCNVIVQELEDGSIEVAAVDPKASMQAVDNAELANIAGEVQQQLQSAIAEI is encoded by the coding sequence ATGAAATACTATTTTAGTAAAAACCTCAAAGATCTTTCTTTTGAACAAGCCTTGGAGAAAGTAACCGATGTGCTAAAAGCAAAAGGTTTTGGAATACTGACAGAAATTGATGTGCAGGCTACCATGAAAAAGAAGCTTGACAAGGAGATGAAACCTTACAAAATATTAGGAGCATGTAATCCTTCTTTTGCTTATCAGGCATTGCAGGCCGAAAATAAGATCGGAACAATGCTGCCCTGTAATGTGATTGTTCAGGAACTGGAAGACGGTAGCATAGAAGTAGCAGCTGTAGATCCTAAAGCTTCTATGCAGGCTGTAGATAATGCTGAACTTGCCAATATTGCGGGTGAAGTACAGCAGCAATTACAATCTGCTATTGCTGAAATTTAG
- a CDS encoding outer membrane beta-barrel protein, with protein sequence MSSVVSRKVWSFFAFSTLVCCLSFIVVPKAHAQDWSFAVGPGISSYLGDINDQTLGKPGFVLNAEAWYYLNDNFQLKSGLSFYNISGEDADTTRLRDFRASNFELYTSAMYYFKQGYFTPFAYVGIGFTTNNPMGDSQIGEWDLRNIEPEAEQVPGIMGIVPFGVGLEYEINPVLSVVADLSLRYALNDQLDATSKEIIQVGELSAEAVEYHESLSPYLARQVNEDPILRGGDSSNNDMYGMFTLKLKFTPAASIRGCIDPYKYSRPDRKRKRRSFDPI encoded by the coding sequence ATGTCATCAGTTGTTTCCCGGAAGGTATGGAGCTTTTTTGCCTTTTCTACCTTAGTATGTTGTTTGAGTTTTATTGTTGTACCGAAAGCCCATGCCCAGGACTGGAGTTTTGCTGTAGGACCCGGCATAAGTAGTTACCTCGGCGATATAAATGATCAGACTTTAGGTAAACCTGGCTTTGTGCTCAATGCGGAAGCCTGGTACTATCTTAACGATAATTTTCAGCTCAAATCCGGCCTTAGTTTTTACAACATCAGCGGCGAAGATGCAGACACCACTCGCCTGCGTGACTTCCGCGCCAGTAATTTTGAGCTTTACACTTCTGCCATGTATTATTTTAAGCAAGGCTACTTTACGCCTTTTGCTTATGTAGGTATTGGTTTTACTACCAACAATCCTATGGGCGATAGCCAGATTGGAGAGTGGGATTTGCGAAATATTGAGCCAGAAGCTGAGCAGGTGCCAGGTATTATGGGCATAGTGCCATTTGGTGTAGGGCTGGAGTACGAAATTAATCCTGTACTCTCAGTAGTGGCAGACCTTTCGCTGCGCTATGCGCTCAACGATCAGTTGGATGCTACCAGTAAGGAGATTATACAGGTAGGTGAGCTGAGTGCCGAAGCTGTAGAGTATCATGAGTCATTATCGCCCTATCTTGCCCGTCAGGTCAATGAAGACCCGATCCTGAGAGGAGGAGACTCTTCCAATAACGATATGTACGGTATGTTTACGCTAAAGCTGAAGTTTACTCCTGCGGCTTCTATCAGAGGCTGCATTGATCCTTACAAATACTCACGTCCGGACCGTAAACGCAAGCGCAGAAGCTTTGACCCTATCTGA
- a CDS encoding sulfite exporter TauE/SafE family protein has protein sequence MSLIELPPAEWGLVIFCALMVGVSKAGVAGAGIVVIPILAQIFGGQQSTGFLLPMLVVADIFAVRYYNRHAQWSYLARLLPWTLAGIGIGVWVGDIVSDEVFKEMIAVVVFVCLILMVWKDSRKKKIHLPQGWWFSAMVGLAGGFATMIGNAAGPIMAVYLLSMHLPKNHYIGTAAWFFLIINVLKLPLQMFVWHTISYESLTVNLAMVPVIVMGVFIGIVVVKKFPERAFRIFVIFTTALSSLLLFF, from the coding sequence ATGAGTCTTATTGAACTACCTCCCGCAGAGTGGGGGCTGGTCATCTTTTGTGCCCTGATGGTAGGAGTGTCCAAAGCCGGAGTAGCCGGAGCTGGCATCGTAGTCATCCCTATTTTAGCCCAGATATTTGGTGGGCAGCAATCCACTGGATTTCTGCTGCCCATGCTAGTCGTTGCGGATATTTTTGCGGTTCGCTACTATAATCGCCACGCACAGTGGAGCTATCTGGCCCGGCTTTTACCCTGGACTTTGGCCGGTATAGGCATAGGCGTCTGGGTTGGAGATATCGTCTCCGACGAAGTTTTTAAAGAGATGATTGCCGTAGTAGTTTTTGTCTGCCTGATACTGATGGTCTGGAAAGATAGCCGTAAGAAAAAAATTCATCTTCCTCAGGGTTGGTGGTTCTCAGCAATGGTAGGGCTTGCAGGAGGCTTCGCTACAATGATTGGTAATGCAGCAGGCCCTATTATGGCTGTTTATCTGCTTTCTATGCACCTGCCTAAAAACCACTATATTGGCACAGCAGCCTGGTTTTTTCTAATTATCAATGTGCTTAAATTACCTCTGCAAATGTTTGTATGGCACACCATCAGCTACGAGAGCCTGACGGTTAACCTGGCTATGGTACCTGTTATTGTAATGGGAGTATTTATCGGAATAGTCGTTGTAAAAAAGTTTCCGGAAAGGGCTTTTCGGATATTCGTCATATTTACCACTGCCCTCTCCTCCTTACTGCTATTCTTCTGA
- a CDS encoding LLM class flavin-dependent oxidoreductase has translation MSPRQYDKTHMKDHTFRLSILDQSIVRNGKSARDAVAETVQVARLADQLGYYRFWISEHHNNKMIAGSTPEVLMVKLAEVTERIRIGSGGIMLPNHSSLKVAENFRMLEALYPGRIDLGIGRAPGTDRLTAYLLNPSNRFAEEDFENKLNELDAFFTDTAATEHGRILAVPMADTRPQQWLLSSGANASLAGKMGMGLGIPIFISGRIAPEAAETYRNAFMPSDMFDKPEVLLGLFVACAESEEKAELMRKALLITLVSMDMGVLKSMDNYEEIEQYQFSPVELDRIRQVHQNKVVAGTPEQVKARLDELASAYGADEIIATVIAPTLEDKTRSFELIAETYKLHDRISAIAE, from the coding sequence ATGAGCCCCAGACAATACGATAAAACACATATGAAAGATCATACATTCAGACTAAGTATATTAGATCAGTCTATTGTCAGAAATGGCAAAAGCGCGAGAGATGCAGTAGCAGAAACTGTACAGGTGGCCAGGCTTGCAGACCAGCTTGGCTACTATCGATTCTGGATTTCTGAGCACCATAACAACAAAATGATCGCCGGCTCCACCCCGGAAGTGCTGATGGTAAAACTAGCAGAAGTTACCGAACGAATACGAATAGGCTCCGGTGGCATCATGTTGCCCAACCACAGCTCACTTAAGGTAGCCGAAAACTTTAGAATGCTGGAAGCTTTATACCCGGGTAGAATTGACCTGGGCATAGGCCGTGCACCCGGTACCGACCGTCTAACTGCTTATTTACTCAATCCTTCAAACCGTTTCGCAGAAGAAGACTTTGAGAACAAACTAAACGAACTGGATGCCTTTTTTACCGATACCGCAGCCACTGAGCATGGCAGAATACTAGCTGTACCTATGGCCGATACTCGCCCTCAGCAGTGGCTTCTAAGCTCTGGAGCTAATGCCTCCTTGGCAGGTAAAATGGGCATGGGGTTGGGTATCCCTATCTTTATTAGTGGGAGAATTGCCCCAGAAGCCGCAGAAACATACCGCAATGCTTTTATGCCTTCTGATATGTTTGACAAACCGGAAGTACTGCTGGGACTTTTTGTAGCCTGTGCTGAAAGTGAAGAGAAGGCAGAACTAATGCGCAAAGCACTGCTCATTACACTGGTAAGCATGGATATGGGTGTGCTTAAATCTATGGACAATTATGAAGAAATAGAGCAGTATCAGTTTTCTCCGGTTGAGCTGGACAGAATACGTCAGGTACATCAAAACAAAGTAGTGGCTGGTACTCCCGAACAGGTAAAAGCCCGTCTAGATGAACTTGCTTCTGCTTATGGTGCTGATGAAATTATCGCTACTGTAATTGCCCCTACATTAGAAGACAAAACTCGCTCTTTTGAACTGATTGCCGAGACCTACAAACTTCATGATAGAATATCAGCTATCGCTGAATAA